The window AATAAAAGACaatcaaatgaaataaattcTCAATTCaactgtaaattttaaaaaatatattatattaattttaatttatataaatgaagtattaaataattttgtattaatataaaaatttgataaatatgctgtatatatataaaaaaattaatccagtaatcaatttttaaataaagttatcccattagaaattattaaaaatgtaatagTTGATGTAACTTATAATGTGTTAATTTCTCTATGTTTATACTAAAATGTaagaataaaacaattttaatcaATGAGAGAAGCTTAGTTGATAATATACACCATGTTTATGAtatgaagaaaatttagatattttcacATATGACATAATCCATCTTTACAAAAAGACGGTGAATGTTAAGTGTAATAAATAAGTCTTTGAACAAATTAGAATTAGTCTTATACATGACTTAAAACactaaaaatttataaagataCCTTAAAGTCTTATAGAAAAAGTGATGACCATCAAGGATGAGAAAATCTATCCGAATCCTTTAGATAGTTGtaaaaatattcacaaacaagATGAATAATTATTTGCAACATTGAACAAATTTATATGTACTATAATACTCAACCTATCTCATCCcacatatcatatatatactttgttgtaaaaaataattatatttttataactaacactaagaattttttataaacGATTAGAAAATTAACTTTAACCATTATTATGTTgaataattatctttataattttatttatttataacttgaGTTTGaacaaattaatgttatattttttgtttttaatattacatatatatacttttaatgttatgtttgaattatttaagaatgaatatttattatatttgtaataattgttttaattaattttttttattgatttgttatttttaatcttatgtATAAGTAAAGTGTGGATTGTGGATGCAAATATGAATATACAGATATTCAATGGGTACGAgaataagatttaaaattactatattTAAGTGAACATGAAACTtaatataaatactatttttaaacgtgaatataaagataaatattataagattttattcAGACTTACCCATTCTCATTCCAAATGATgacatgataattaaaaaataaataaaatatatttttttacctgaaaaataaatatttttactcctatattttataaataaataaattaacttttgcGAGTTGCATACGAATAACCGcgttaatataagaaaaaaaaaacgcgtAGTGTGTGGTGTGTCTCAACTCTCCACGCGTGCGACGCTCAAATATAAACAATCTTTTCTAGACAGTAGtgtttctaattatttatttttacaatttcaacacacgttcaaatttcaaattaataccaccatcaccattttttttactagaaaCCACCACTactttcaaaacaaataaacaataataataccACCACCTACTAAAGTTTCTTGGAATTTGGATCCTCTATGATTGGTTTTTCCTTCCACGCATTTACATAATCAACGAACCAGAATTATCGAATGAAATCGAACaacaacatgaaacaaaaaataaaaaatgaaaatgggaCCActcatacaaatttaaaatttaagccaTGTGATCTATATCCAACAAAACTACGATGCACTAACTGTACAAACCCATGAAACATCGTAGTGTAGAGAATTACGCTTACTAAAGTTTCATCTACCTTCTACCTAACAATGTGAGCTAGATCCAAATAACTAGAATTGATCAAATTGATTTCACATGTCCCTGCCCTACTCATAATATTTCATTTCACGGAAAGGTTAATCCTCATAGAATAGACCAATTGATTTCATTtctatataattctttttaagtattaaaaataaatagagcaTAAATTCAATGTCTCTATTTAAGTTTGATTCGAATTCTTATCAACTAGACACGTCAAAGGACATCAATAAATGTTGAAATTTATTCTAATGTTCTTCGTAGTAACTAGAAACAAAAGGGAAATCGATGTATTAATGTAGGGTTACTTGTTAAATGCAttccaaaaaagaagaaaacacgGAATTGAATTTAGCTACTCCATTTCTTACTAACTTTATACGTTTACTTATGTTTCACTTTTTTCCAAGACTAATCATATAAAATGGAAAACCAGTTCTTGTTGGACCGAGACTCTCGTTTCCTTGCAAGTACAAAACATTCGGAGTTCACATTTTAAATAGGATAATTTTtctgataaaaattaatcatcgaTCAAACTAATAGATATTTTTCATCAATATGATAGTAACTAAAGAATAATCAAAtagctaataaaaaatagaaatatattttattttaaaactgaaggtctttttcttttttcttttgataacaaaactggaaaaaaaaatcagttttttcTATAACAAAACTGAAATTCTATGACTAGGAAGTTTCGCTTTCCCTCACCAAaccttaaaacatttttaatgcctggcaatgtatatatatagtatgCCTAGCTAACGCCCTTCCATGTCTCAAAAGATATCCCTCCCTTTGATTGCATATATCTGAGAATCACCCTTTTATTGATTCAAACTTTGGAAATCTCAATCTTCACCCTTATGATTGAAATTAACATGAAGCATCAAGGCAAGCTTAGAGTGTTTCTTCCAAATATGATAATACTTGTAACCATCCTTCTCCATTCAACAACATGGATTAGTGCACAGGAAGTTGGTAAGTGGAACAAGtctttcaatttccttcttttaatatattcatGCTTTGTGACTTAATTTGATGTGCTAATGATATCAAATATATGTGGTTGTGTAGAGGATGAAAGTGAGTTTGATTACATAAAAGGGAGTGAGAAGGGTCCCTCACACTGGGGGGAACTGAAGAAGGAATGGGAAACATGTAAGAGTGGCAAAATGCAATCTCCAATTGATTTGTCAAGCCACAGAGTGAGAGTGGTGCCAAAGTTAGGGGAGCTTAAGAAGTACTATACGCCTCAGAATGCCACTATCAAGAACAGAGGCCATGATATTGAGGTAATCAATCAATCACTCATCACTTATATCTCAAAACCTcaaagacatatatatatatatatatatattcatgcaagaacatatatgttttaattttattgcgtttaaaataaaataaaaaaggaatagaAAGAACTTTATTGTTACAGTTTTCTGGAGTGGGGATTCCCCAGCTTTTCATCTGAAAATGTTTGCTGAAAGCTGCTAATTCCTGAACCCACCTACAAATTCAATGAGTGTGGGAAGAGACATGATAGTGTCTTGAGTCCCAATTATGCACCATGATGGATCATAGATATTTCGTTCTACAGAAACATTAGTTTAACAATTTCAAACggctataatttttctttcttcttacgttttgtttacataatttttccctttttttattacatttctctatttttcttctatttgtctgcttcttctatttcttttatttaccaAGTGAGCCTAATTGATTTAATTGAAGAGAGTATAgagtaattataaatttttctagCTTCAAATCCtaaggattaaaagaaaaatttacagtcttcttattaatattacaattattttgtaaaaaaatattaaagatgcaaatttagtataatataaaaaaatacgtaatatacttttttatttaataattagaaaGATAATATAAGGACTTTAGAATTATTATTTCACAAAAGTCTCGTACTTCTCGCAACCTGACGATGTTTTCTTATCTGTCTTGCACATGCCTTAAAAACATTTAGGCCAATTGACTCTCGTTTACATGATACTATAGTGCAACGGTAAAGAACAGTTTGCATAATGCAATTTATATACTCaataattcttatttattttttaagttttgttgCTTTATAATAagatgaaagattttttttatgattgagtatatatgtataaaattatagACAGCTCAACATATCTGGGCAATTAACTGCCATTCATATATTAGCTAGCTAGCACTTAAGATAAGAAATCCATGCTATTTAAATTTGGTTGGTCGCTTAAACTTtgattaaaatctaaaatctctttataatttatgtaaCGTATATATGCAGCTGAAATGGGAAGATGCAGGATCAATAAACATCAACGGCACCGAGTTTTTTCTTCATCAATGCCATTGGCATTCACCTTCAGAACATACCATCAATGGCAGGAGGTTTGTGTTGCTTCAAAATCATTgtctttaatttattgtttttatcttttattaatagTCTGAGTCCCATTTGTTTGTTATAGTGGCActatataaatgttattttaacgTAAAGTATTTCATTAATATATCAATACAAGAATTCTTCTTGATGATGAATATCATTTTATGGATGAAAAGtatgcaaaatattttaaatatttatggtGTTGATCACGTGTTgttctttatttaaaattagaatttcacCTTTGTAGTTAAAGTCAACTCTTATTATGTCAGTTATATTAAGGTGGAATTTCAATTCTGATTAAACACTTAATTAAAGTACCCTAGtacaactaaattttttttcctttattttatttgataaaaaatattaaaacttttcttttaaaaaactgaaaatattaTTAGGTATGACTTGGAGCTCCACATGGTTCATGAAAgcaaaaacataaaaggaaaaacCAAATTTGCTGTTGTTGGACTTTTCTATAAGATTGGTCGGCCCGATCCTGTTCTGAAAAAGGTAActtcatttaatttgtttaatgaTCCAAAGCGTAGGAATGAAAATTTACACACATGTATGATAGATGAGGAGCTTAATCAGTATAATTGTTTTCTGAATAATAAGTATATGCTTGAAATGGTTTCAGTTGTCAAAATTCATAAAAACCATGGTGTATGGAGAAGAAAAGAACATTGGGGTGTTTGATCCCTCAAAAATTAAGTTGGGTGGCAAGAAATACTACAGATACATGGGTTCCCTCACTGTCCCTCCTTGCACAGAAGGTGTCATTTGGACTATTAATAAAAaggtactatatatatatatatatatattctatgtCATGAATTATAGTGATTACCTTTTTAATATTGAACCTTCAAACTTGCATGTTCATCAGATAAGAACTGTGTCGAGGGCTCAAGTCAAGTTACTTAGAGAGGCTGTCCACGATGTAAGTATTGCACTTTGATTTACTGtactaataatgaaaataaacatatatatatatatatacaaattgaATTCAATAATGTTTAGCTATTTCTTTTTGAGGGGaaaaaattaaggatatatATCAACTTCAACCATTTCTAACTGTTAGCTATGTGTGATTCACTCTATGACAGCATGCAGAGAAGAATGCCAGACCTATACAACCCATAAATAGACGAGGGATACAACTCTATGCCCAAAAGCGGAAGGAATAATTAaccacataatttatttttgtctacaataatatttatttgtctGTTAATATTAGTCGTCATTCCTATAGTTCTATCATGTTTTCTAACAACTTGCTTTGTCGCTATGATTTTGTATACTCATGCTGTCATGGTTGTAATCATATGTAATACTACAataattacatattaatttattggtTACTTGTTGTTCTCTTGCATTAGAGTTATAAGAAAGGACAATTTAAATAGTATTCTCAAACCACTTGTTAACATTTtcctaaaatatcaataaaatagaaattagaaaaagtaGTCTATACTTTGTTAAAAGAACTATTAAAACCAAACCGCGCACGTACAGCTGGAATATTAAACGCCTCTCTATAAAACAAACcaaattagtatttattttttacagaaaaataacgaaccaaattatttaaataaaaccaAATCAAATTGTTTGTTAACTTTGTTCAAAATCATCAATTCAATAGCAGAActgataattttttacttttgttgacTATGTCTGAGTATATAGCATAGGGGTGTTTAAGGTTCCGATAACCCGCTATTCAAATTCAACCCAAatcaatttgtttattttgagttttttagAATTCAggtcaaattaatcaaatttgattagatggaataacttgttttactttttgAACCTGCGATCCGGCCCGACTCattatttaaatacaaaacattattttttttaacatagtctattaaattattaaattaaatcatccatgattttttttaactgctatttttatttctttcattattttatttatattttatgatgctaatataatattttatttttatcaaaaataaaaatataatggaaAATATATCACAAAAGAGCATGATAAGGGAAACGTGGCGGAACGTtcttttagttagtttttttttcattctatttttgttcCCAGAAACGTGCTGGAAAATGAGATTTTAGAACAAACACCGTTTTGAGTTGTAAGGGTGCCTTATGTAAtgagaatataaaaattaggaagttttttttataaaaaaagaaagaaagagagaagggataTCAATTGtaatataactaaaatataGGAGAGTgtaatttattcaattaaatttttgtttctgaGCCCTATAACATTTGTCACCACCTATCTATTGTGATCTTGCCTTTAACAATGCGTTATGTTTATGTAATATGACACTTTTGGTTTTATATTCCTATAAAAtattgtgattttatttttagtttttagaaaCTATTTCTTAGTCCttacttttatgtttttaattatttagtgatttttattttcaattactaTTGTCATGAGAGAAATTAAAGCAAGTGATGATAAATgttacaagaataaaaaatattttttttactaggaactaaaaacaaaaactttaatatttgcaagaatgtaaaaatatactaagcctaattaaatttaatccgAAGCAAAGaacttttgagaaaaatcaagaGGTAACTTGATTTAATTATCAAAAATGAAAACCTAATGATAAGAATATTTTGGTTGATACCACCTTtgagcttttcttttctttgctaAAAATGATGAATGGATTTCCAAAATTGTTTCTCAGATGATGTAACTACACCATCTAGgacacaattttatttaaaaacctaattttaaaattaaattttgttaaaaaaaaattttaaattaactttgattgaaaattaatttaaaaataatttttaacaaaaatttttgataaataagtaattgaatcatttattgaaaataaccagtttaattttggaattaattatattttttaatctttttaaataaaatttaattagttttaaaatgatttactttatttgattatatatatttttatttagtttaatttttcttttgcacGATCTTGTAAGTTATATCCACACCAGTGTGAAGAAGGGCACATgcgttttaattaattaagagatTTAGTCTAAGATTTAGAGAAATTCTAGTGAAATTTTATCTAGTACATtcatttaaatacatttttttttattattagataaaatttataaaaagctATAAAAGTATGCGTGTCTCACTCATACTTTATagcaatttttaataaattttaatcataatgaaaaaaacatgttaataaAAGTGTGGTAAAAAACATGTTATTAATACACctttaataacaattataaggaaaatactaatttattattctttaataatttttttaatttttcataaaaaattatactttaaaaaataaatgaatttaatataatttttttctcataaataattttaatgtaagTGTTGTTTTTGTACAgatattttttctctaaaaaaaaaagattgtatCCAATTAGACTTGAGGAACGTGACTTATTAAAGTCACAGTggcgcgcacacacacacactgtcTCCAaccaaccaaaccaaaccactGAACCAGGATAATCTGTCTTCACTCTTCAATCCGAACTTAGATTGTTTTACTGTTAACACCATTCCTAGGTACCATCTGCACCaccctttctccttcttcttcaatCAATGGCAGCAACCTCAACATCACTCTTCTTCTCCAATCTCCATTCTCTCAACCCTCAACCTTTCTCTTCCTCACTCTCCTTCTTCCGAAATGTCCATTCCACCCTCTCTTTCCCTTCCTCTTCTAAACCCTCCCGTGGCGTTGTTGCCATGGCTGGCTCTGGCAAGGTACAaagcttccattttttttttggtttctgaATGAAGTTTATTATCATgccctttttaaaaaaattaccactTTCTATCATTGAATTATTCATTTCTTTGAGCAATGTGATTCTTCTTGATGGGTTGCGCTTACTAGTTCCTAATCAATTCCATTGTTGTTTTGCCGTGTATAATAACTCAATGTATTGTGATACGATTTTGTGTATGATAATCTAGCTGGCATTTATTTACTTCTGAGTTCTTGTTCGTGGTAATCGGTTTTTATTGTGTATATTGATATTTTCCTTCCTTTCTGTGTGGATGCAGTTCTTTGTTGGTGGCAATTGGAAGTGTGTAAGTGTCTTACCCGGAAATTCTTTTCCTTTTACACTCCCTTCTGTTTTTGATTGGTTGAAAGGGGTTGTTTGTTCATTATTAACATGTAATGTAATGCCTCGTGTAGctgatttaatattttaatttacacaTGAACTTCTTTCTCATGAGTGATCCATGTTTGAAGTTACATTGGTTATTGAGGGCCTATAACAATCCTTTTCCTTTACTTGGATTTGGGACTGACATCAAGGGCCTGTCACTATGAGACTGTGGATAGAGTTAAAAAGGGAATGATTTAAGGCCTTAGATGAGTGCATCATAACAAAAATGGTGGGGACTTTAATAAAAATGTCACACAAAATACAAGCTAAGTGGCTAGAATGGAGAAAGACATTGGGGGTTATTGGTGATCGCAAAGTACCTACTAAGCTCAAAGGAAAATGCTATTGTATTGTTCTATTACTAGCTGTACTTCAtcataatgaattttagattttaaagggacaacaagagaaaaaaatgagtaaCAAAAATGAGTATGCTAAGATGAATGGGTGACCACACAAGAAAAGATGGGATATGGAATGATTGTATATAAAGAGATATTGGTGTGACACCTGTTAAggaaaaacataacaaaaaattgattaagGTTATTTGGACATGTGCAAAGAAGGCAATTGAAGAAAATGACGAGGAGAGTAAATCACACAATTTTTAGCTCTGGGAAAAGGGTAGAGGGAGACCAAGAAAaacattgaaataaattattagaagAATCTCatagtaaataatatttataagaatttggtttttaattgaGTTCAATGGCATCATATGATTCATGTAATGGATGTCACCTAGTGAGATAAGGCTATTGTTGTAAAATTCTCTCATTTAGCAGCTCTTTAGTTATTTTTGAATTGTAAAGTCTGCATCTTAACTCTTGAGCATATATTTTAGCTGATAATCAATAGCCTTTGTAAACTTGTTTCCTTAAGTATTGAACAAATGTATTTTTCCTGATATTCCATCTGTCTCAATTCAACTCAACCCTCCACTATGTGAGCTCCACGTGGATTCAACTCAACCCTTAATTAAGCACTTATTCAATAAACTGATAAAATTAGAGCTTATTCATAAGCTTAGTTGTGAACCTTATTGAATAAAAACAGCTTATACGAATGTCATAAGCCATTTTGACTAGTTCAAATAAGCTCTTCCAAATTTCACATTCTAACTTCCTGTAGCAAAAGCACTGCAGAGTTTGCTTCAACCCTTTTTTCCAGCCATCTCTCCCttcccaaacctgaaattttagTGAAGCAACCTTTTCCCATTTCTTTGGAAGGAAGCTTTGGTAATGTCATAATCATAACTTGTTCTTGTTATCTGACTGGCAAACAACTCTTTTGCATTAGAGTATCATAATTCATTGCAGGCTTTCTGACTCTTGATATTTTTGTGAAACAGCTTCATGTAGAAGTTTTTTGGCTGTAAGATTTACCTCCACTGTTCAATGTTTAAGCTGTTTTCCTAtcactattattttcttttgtgtgaaataattaaattactgTTATTTTTACCAGATTTCTGAGATTGGCACTCCCTTTTTGTTTGCtttgtttaatatttgttttgtttcatttgCTCAATcacttataattatatatgaaccATTTTATCCTTGTCTTCAGTCTATAGCTAATTCACTCAACCACTAGCCTATTGCATTACATAGAATATTATTTTCTCCTTCAATACACTGCCTCTTtctctactttttttaaaaaaaaaattatttcttatctCCAGAATGGGACCAAAGACTCCATCAGCAAGCTTGTCTCTGACTTGAACAGTGCAACATTGGAGCCTGATGTTGGTAAGATatattcaattttcaatttgatgCGTTTCCGGCAGAGTTGTAGTAAACAAAGAAAAAcctattttcttattttgaactcCTAAATCTGTAAATAAAAGAATATCAGTTACTGAgattgaaaatggctttttcccTGTGCTAATACATTGGGGGTTAACAAAATGTTgatgaaatataaatatctatTCCCAAATATTGTAATACTTTGGAATGCTGTCCAACATATGGGTGTAAGTGGAACCTTCCCATCATAATCAACATTTAGTATGTGATTTATACTAGAAACATATTCGTAATAACATTTGTTATTTGTCagtttattttgtctttttatccTGTTTTctaatccttttaatttttgtgagaAGTACAGATGTTGTTGTTGCACCTCCCTTTGTGTACATCGATCAGGTGAAAAACTCAATTACAGATAGGATTGAAATTTCTGCCCAGAATTCTTGGGTGGGAAAAGGTGGGGCTTTCACGGGAGAAATCAGGTTAGCTTGCCTATTCCTGTTAAGTTTCACATGTTAATTGATCCTGGGtcttctgttttctttataGAGAATGTTATGCCAGTTGGATGGTGATGACAGATATAACACTTTTGAATAGactttttttaaccaaaaataaataaaaactggaaaatgaaattttatgtaaaatgtTTATGTTCTCTTAAATCAAACTTGTCTTCAAAATCTGAACGCAGTTCTTTCAAaaattggtttttctttttcttgttttaggtCATGAGCTATCTCTCTGAAAAGCTTAAGCAATTAGGTGAAGGCTCATGAATAGTTTTTGTATCCAATAATTATATTACATCAGGTCTTATAACAGAGACCAAAGTCACCATAAAATTTTCTTTGGATTAAATCCTTTTCTCTCCAGTTCAGTTTGAGCAAGAAGGTTTTCTTTATATGATTCACTTTGAATTTATTTGAGCTTACATAGTCCTTTACTCGTGATTGTTATATTAAGCCGAATAGTTTTGGGGAAGATATGCTCTTATaccataatttgtattttttctgATATAATTTCTGAAATTTTATCTGTCTTAGAAAGTGAATGTCACAAGTCATAGTACTTTCTCATCATGCACTGACTGCACTGAAGTTTCACTTTGAGTTTTTTAAAGACATAGGTGTAAGTGTAACATATCATCTGAAAGCCAGAAACCAATCTCTTAAGTTACACGTGCACTCCATGATCAACATCTCGCATTCCTTTTGAGTATTTCATTAAAACATTAGCATTATGAAATACTACATATTTTTGTGCACGTTATATATTACCTTCAGTGCATTATGAACTTATATTTCCCTAGGTCCTAAGTGCACCTAAGTGTTTTGCCTAGGTCTTAAGTGCACCTAAGTGTTTTAGTAGGCATGTATTAGtgtgatatattaattttgagattttgcaTGCATA of the Glycine max cultivar Williams 82 chromosome 13, Glycine_max_v4.0, whole genome shotgun sequence genome contains:
- the LOC100819340 gene encoding alpha carbonic anhydrase 7, translating into MIEINMKHQGKLRVFLPNMIILVTILLHSTTWISAQEVEDESEFDYIKGSEKGPSHWGELKKEWETCKSGKMQSPIDLSSHRVRVVPKLGELKKYYTPQNATIKNRGHDIELKWEDAGSININGTEFFLHQCHWHSPSEHTINGRRYDLELHMVHESKNIKGKTKFAVVGLFYKIGRPDPVLKKLSKFIKTMVYGEEKNIGVFDPSKIKLGGKKYYRYMGSLTVPPCTEGVIWTINKKIRTVSRAQVKLLREAVHDHAEKNARPIQPINRRGIQLYAQKRKE